One genomic region from Accipiter gentilis chromosome Z, bAccGen1.1, whole genome shotgun sequence encodes:
- the PPP1R14A gene encoding protein phosphatase 1 regulatory subunit 14A gives MAANRVGRRQGRGGSPGRSPAARRPQPPARSPGLQRRPARVTVKYNRRELQRRLDTEQWIDGRLEELYRGREGEMPDEVNIDDLLELETDEERAQKLQGILRSCTADTEDFIRELLTQLKGLPKQQVLQRPSPEDPNPPPP, from the exons ATGGCGGCGAACCGCGTGGGGCGGCGGCAGGGGCGGGGGGGTTCCCCGGGCCGCTCCCCCGCTGCCCGGCGTCCCCAaccccccgcccgcagccccgggctCCAGCGGCGACCGGCGAGGGTCACCGTCAAGTACAACCGGCGGGAGCTGCAGCGGCGGCTGGACACCGAACAGTGGATCGACGGGCGGCTGGAGGAGCTCTACCGCGGGCGG GAGGGGGAGATGCCGGACGAGGTGAACATCGACGACCTCCTGGAGCTGGAGACGGACGAGGAACGAGCCCAGAAGCTgcag GGCATCCTGAGATCGTGCACTGCTGACACTGAG GACTTCATACGGGAGCTCCTCACCCAACTCAAGGGGCTACCGAAGCAACAAGTCCTACAGCGACCCAGCCCGGAGGaccccaacccaccccccccgTGA
- the SPINT2 gene encoding kunitz-type protease inhibitor 2 yields MAPGRLLPLLLLLLLPTAAAIDARPGPEGPPLLELCSLPKAVGQCRASMPRWWFNITGGLCQSFVFGGCKGNANNFLTERECQESCILGGILKKPEHRAEQTKADSTYDAYCTVPRVTGPCRASFLRWYYSPANQTCRQFIYGGCRGNKNNYQHEEECLKRCSPKPDTTSCSLGTIY; encoded by the exons atggcGCCTGGGCGGCTCCTCccgctcctcctgctgctcctcctgcccacgGCCGCCGCCATCgacgcccggcccggccccgaggGGCCCCCCCTGCTCG AGCTCTGCTCGCTGCCCAAGGCAGTGGGACAGTGCCGGGCCTCGATGCCGCGGTGGTGGTTCAACATCACTGGTGGTTTGTGCCAAAGCTTCGTCTTCGGTGGCTGCAAGGGGAACGCCAACAACTTCCTGACGGAGCGGGAATGTCAGGAGAGCTGCATCCTCGGAGGGA TTCTGAAGAAACCCGAGCATCGTGCTGAGCAGACCAAAGCTGACTCCACCTACGACG cataCTGCACCGTCCCCCGGGTGACTGGCCCGTGCCGTGCCTCCTTCCTGCGCTGGTACTACAGCCCGGCAAACCAAACCTGCCGGCAATTCATTTACGGCGGCTGCCGGGGAAATAAGAACAACTACCAGCACGAAGAGGAATGCTTGAAACGCTGCAGCCCCAAGCCAG ATACCACATCATGCTCCCTGGGCACCATTTATTGA